In Streptomyces sp. NBC_01231, the sequence CCGTCGAGCGGGGGGTGCGGATCGGGGCCCAGGTCTCCTACCGGGATCTGGCCGGATTCGGGCGCCGGGCCATGGACGTTCCCGCCGACGAACTGGCCGCCGAGGTCGCGTACCAGATCGGCGCCCTCCAGGTGTTCGCCCGCGCCGCCGGGGCGGACGTCACCTATGTGAAGCCGCACGGAGCGCTCTACAACAGGGTGGTCTCCGACCCCGAACAGGCAGCCGCCGTCGCGTCGGGCACCAGGCTCGCCGACTCCCGGCTGGCCGTGCTGTGCCTGCCCGACTCGGCCATGCACCGAGCGGCCGCCGACGTGGGGTTGCCCGTGGTCGGCGAAGCCTTCGCGGACCGCGCCTACACCGCGGCGGGCACCCTGGTCCCGCGCGGCACACCCGGCGCCGTGATCAGTGACCCCGCTCAGGTCGTCCGACAGGCCCTCACGCTGGCCCGCGACGGCCGCACCACCGCACTCACCGGTGAGCCGGTACACATCAGGGCGAGGTCGCTGTGCCTGCACGGCGACACCCCCGGGGCGGTCGACCTCGCCCTCCGGGTCCGCACGGCACTGCGGGACGCGGGAGTCAGGCTGGAGGCGTTCGTATGAGACTGCTGCCGGTCGGACAGGACTC encodes:
- a CDS encoding LamB/YcsF family protein, which encodes MTDVVIDLNADLAEGYGRWVLTDDEAMLELVTSANVACGFHAGDPATMRRVCDTAVERGVRIGAQVSYRDLAGFGRRAMDVPADELAAEVAYQIGALQVFARAAGADVTYVKPHGALYNRVVSDPEQAAAVASGTRLADSRLAVLCLPDSAMHRAAADVGLPVVGEAFADRAYTAAGTLVPRGTPGAVISDPAQVVRQALTLARDGRTTALTGEPVHIRARSLCLHGDTPGAVDLALRVRTALRDAGVRLEAFV